One window from the genome of Dermacentor silvarum isolate Dsil-2018 chromosome 7, BIME_Dsil_1.4, whole genome shotgun sequence encodes:
- the LOC125946644 gene encoding nascent polypeptide-associated complex subunit alpha, muscle-specific form-like, which produces MVATPLGGGGRGGAGRARPTTRPKAVAAPAMRGSAPPPASPPLAGQTGGARPGAKEPVRPRLVLSKKGLVRAAPSKPPLNPGAGSEPPSAQPIASGAEVRAGQPPGSGMTGVRRRYSVAASREPPEQRRKSLVPATLAAEGKGAGKLLSVTFPWSLDDVRRQSSDTSHDEADRDEDSSSNTPPSEDTATPPAVALGKRPPEVGKPPTEVKRPSVTAEPPAAAAASAPMPAATSKPPEVTAAVTSSGEPKKAAATEEAPVAPPSSPAFSAAPTALATPATLATPAPLAAQAPSTPSVPLVPPVLQVQSPPSASAAKPAVAQKLDAKKTEAAIAPVPKSTWWTALAQPFSVSGATSGAVGPNEEVPVPAHVRRYSMAMTDNQRAQARTNVKLQARTARHR; this is translated from the exons ATGGTGGCGACACCCCTTGGCGGCGGAGGTCGTGGCGGGGCGGGACGCGCGAGACCGACGACGCGTCCTAAAGCGGTGGCCGCACCGGCGATGCGCGGCTCTGCACCGCCTCCTGCTTCGCCACCACTCGCAGGGCAGACCGGCGGGGCTCGGCCGGGAGCCAAAGAACCGGTCAGGCCGCGACTTGTACTCTCCAAGAAGGGCCTCGTCAGGGCAGCGCCATCCAAGCCTCCACTGAACCCTGGCGCTGGCTCTGAGCCGCCATCTGCGCAACCGATAGCCAGCGGAGCCGAAGTCCGCGCGGGACAGCCGCCAGGTTCAGGGATGACTGGCGTCCGCAGGCGATATTCCGTCGCTGCATCTCGGGAACCGCCAGAACAGCGCCGGAAATCTCTGGTCCCTGCCACTTTGGCCGCTGAGGGAAAAGGTGCCGGAAAATTATTGTCGGTAACCTTTCCATGGTCACTCGACGATGTTCGAAGGCAATCCTCGGACACCAGCCATGATGAGGCTGACCGCGATGAAGACTCGTCCTCGAACACGCCACCTAGTGAAGATACCGCTACACCTCCAGCTGTTGCGTTGGGGAAGCGCCCGCCGGAAGTTGGTAAGCCACCCACCGAAGTTAAGCGCCCATCGGTAACTGCCGAGCCGCCCGCCGCTGCTGCGGCATCTGCCCCCATGCCGGCTGCAACGTCCAAGCCACCGGAAGTGACGGCTGCTGTGACGTCGTCGGGTGAACCGAAAAAGGCCGCTGCGACAGAAGAGGCGCCAGTGGCACCACCGTCATCACCAGCATTCTCAGCGGCACCGACAGCATTGGCAACACCAGCAACATTAGCAACACCCGCTCCATTAGCAGCACAGGCGCCATCAACGCCATCGGTACCGCTGGTGCCACCGGTTCTACAAGTACAGTCGCCGCCAAGCGCCAGCGCTGCTAAGCCCGCTGTAGCTCAGAAGCTTGACGCCAAAAAGACTGAAGCTGCCATCGCCCCTGTACCGAAGAGCACCTGGTGGACGGCGTTGGCG CAGCCTTTCTCTGTGTCGGGAGCCACCAGCGGCGCTGTCGGCCCAAACGAAGAGGTTCCTGTGCCGGCCCATGTGCGGCGCTACTCCATGGCTATGACCGACAATCAGCGCGCACAGGCTCGTACTAACGTGAAACTGCAAGCGCGCACCGCACGTCACAGATGA